In one window of Eggerthella guodeyinii DNA:
- a CDS encoding helix-turn-helix transcriptional regulator, with protein MMRTEEAGNGRGDRARFSASRLLEDLDEQWPSMKFLGFGAYYAWIFLCYNSDVLYGWAGPSVGNSAMLVMYLASTTALGLVLIVAGVFHRVAARIVESRLMVAVMAGVATAATLVVAWSSPSGAQDALFVVGCALTGVGTGFVALRLGSMYSTVGARQAFMYTAGSFIFAGMLYFVCIGLPQPVGLLMTASLPLLAVVFTMAAARASGRQVEDVVPMRELPRGYFIRLVVAVAVFSVIAGVVKGFMALQQPLSSITDQGVIIVFATGCTAVLLFVLVGLLVREFDISQLYYPIIILTCLGNLAVPLFGGLGVIQGELVSIAYNLFILMVWCLLANVANRTDLSYVRVFGWGRGASAAGTTIGWFAGSSLAPVLMENASNMVALAMGMVFVLLVVSMVILNERTIGTALKKTRNAQTNQATGDFFPSGRGLEGGSDGAAPGAGEDFPREGAWTKSCNALAEQAGLSTRERDVLFLLGKGYTIEYIAGELGISFNTAKSHIRNVYAKAGVHSKQELQSLIEEGKNVR; from the coding sequence ATGATGCGTACGGAGGAAGCGGGCAACGGACGGGGCGATCGTGCGCGGTTTTCGGCATCGAGGCTGCTCGAGGACCTGGACGAACAATGGCCCAGCATGAAGTTCCTGGGCTTCGGCGCCTACTACGCGTGGATATTCCTGTGCTACAACAGCGACGTGCTGTACGGATGGGCCGGTCCCTCCGTGGGAAACAGCGCCATGCTGGTTATGTACTTGGCATCGACCACGGCGCTGGGGCTCGTGCTCATCGTCGCCGGCGTATTCCATCGCGTTGCCGCGCGCATCGTCGAGTCGCGCCTGATGGTGGCCGTGATGGCGGGAGTGGCAACCGCGGCAACGCTCGTGGTGGCGTGGTCGTCGCCGTCCGGGGCGCAGGACGCGCTGTTCGTGGTGGGCTGCGCGCTCACCGGCGTGGGCACGGGGTTCGTCGCGCTGCGCTTGGGATCGATGTACAGCACGGTGGGCGCGCGCCAGGCGTTCATGTACACGGCGGGATCGTTCATCTTCGCCGGCATGCTGTACTTCGTCTGCATCGGGCTGCCGCAACCGGTGGGACTGCTGATGACGGCCAGCCTGCCGCTGCTCGCGGTCGTGTTCACCATGGCGGCCGCCCGCGCCTCGGGCCGGCAAGTCGAGGACGTGGTTCCCATGCGCGAGCTGCCGCGCGGCTACTTCATCCGCCTCGTGGTGGCGGTGGCGGTGTTCTCGGTGATCGCGGGCGTGGTCAAGGGGTTCATGGCGCTGCAGCAGCCGCTTTCGTCGATCACCGACCAGGGCGTCATCATCGTGTTCGCCACCGGGTGCACGGCGGTGCTGCTGTTCGTGCTGGTGGGGCTGCTGGTGCGCGAGTTCGACATCAGCCAGCTGTACTATCCCATCATCATCCTCACGTGCCTGGGCAACCTCGCGGTGCCGCTGTTCGGCGGCTTGGGTGTCATCCAGGGCGAGCTGGTGAGCATCGCGTACAACCTGTTCATCCTCATGGTGTGGTGCCTGCTGGCCAACGTGGCGAACCGCACCGACCTGTCGTACGTGCGCGTGTTCGGCTGGGGCCGCGGCGCATCGGCGGCGGGCACCACCATCGGCTGGTTCGCCGGCTCGTCGTTGGCGCCCGTGCTGATGGAGAACGCCAGCAACATGGTGGCGCTTGCCATGGGGATGGTGTTCGTGCTGCTCGTGGTGTCGATGGTCATCCTCAACGAGCGCACGATCGGCACGGCGCTCAAGAAGACCCGCAACGCCCAGACCAACCAGGCCACGGGCGATTTCTTTCCCAGCGGCAGGGGGCTCGAGGGCGGGTCGGACGGTGCGGCGCCGGGCGCGGGCGAGGACTTCCCGCGCGAAGGGGCCTGGACGAAGAGCTGCAACGCGCTGGCCGAGCAGGCGGGCCTGTCGACGCGCGAGCGCGACGTGCTGTTCCTGCTGGGGAAGGGCTACACCATCGAGTACATCGCGGGCGAGCTGGGCATCTCGTTCAACACGGCGAAAAGCCACATCCGCAACGTCTACGCGAAGGCGGGCGTGCACTCCAAGCAGGAGCTGCAAAGCCTGATCGAGGAAGGCAAGAACGTGCGCTAA
- a CDS encoding 4Fe-4S binding protein, which yields MKRNSNLLRTLSALAVIALACVGLALHTGTGTPSAWGVFDVAALCPLGAVEAALASKTVVPPMLIALAVGVVLVVLFGRAFCAWGCPIPLLRRIFGLKEPKRTRRPSDALDLPASQRGGAADSRNWVLGGALLSTAVFGFPVFCLICPVGLTFATLIAVWRLFQFNEVALSLLVFPAILVLEVAVLRKWCSRFCPLGALLSLVARLNRTFRPVSNEAACLRSSKGEPCHQCAEVCPEGIDLHDASVSAPLNECTKCRACADACPMHAVTFPFLATRGDRDKAAGGTAEAGEDERVLE from the coding sequence ATGAAACGGAACTCCAACCTGCTGCGCACCCTGTCCGCGCTGGCGGTGATCGCGCTCGCGTGCGTGGGCCTGGCGCTGCACACCGGCACGGGCACGCCTTCGGCCTGGGGCGTCTTCGACGTGGCGGCCCTGTGCCCGCTCGGCGCGGTGGAGGCGGCGCTCGCCAGCAAAACCGTAGTGCCCCCGATGCTGATCGCGCTTGCGGTGGGCGTCGTGCTGGTGGTGCTGTTCGGGCGCGCGTTCTGCGCCTGGGGCTGCCCGATCCCGCTGCTGAGGCGCATCTTCGGCCTCAAGGAGCCGAAGCGCACGCGCCGCCCGTCCGACGCGCTCGACCTTCCCGCCTCCCAGCGCGGCGGCGCGGCCGACTCGCGCAACTGGGTGCTGGGCGGCGCGCTGCTCTCCACGGCCGTGTTCGGGTTCCCGGTGTTCTGCCTCATCTGCCCGGTGGGCCTCACGTTCGCCACCCTTATCGCAGTGTGGCGCCTGTTCCAGTTCAACGAGGTGGCGCTGTCGCTTTTGGTGTTCCCGGCCATCCTCGTGCTGGAGGTGGCAGTGCTGCGGAAATGGTGCAGCCGCTTCTGCCCGCTGGGGGCGCTGCTGTCGCTCGTGGCGCGCTTGAACCGGACGTTTCGCCCGGTGAGCAACGAGGCTGCGTGTCTGCGCTCGTCCAAGGGCGAGCCCTGCCATCAGTGCGCCGAGGTGTGCCCCGAAGGCATCGACCTGCACGACGCGTCCGTGTCGGCCCCGCTCAACGAGTGCACGAAGTGCCGCGCGTGCGCCGATGCCTGCCCCATGCATGCCGTCACGTTCCCGTTTCTGGCGACGCGCGGCGATCGCGACAAGGCGGCGGGCGGGACGGCCGAGGCGGGGGAAGATGAGCGGGTGCTAGAATAG
- a CDS encoding 4Fe-4S dicluster domain-containing protein, translating into MAAYTRRAFAGFCTAAVAFVGFGGAVKAADGAAETSLVRPPGAQDELRLLASCVKCDRCRSVCHTGVIGVAEVGDGVLRARTPKLNFHRGSCDFCGDCLRVCPTGAIGPFDPDVDKMGVAVVQKDRCVAYYQGCVECQKACPYEAISLDGSGHPVVDDARCNGCGVCEDVCPALVYRSFAGGSRRGIVVVSPSAYERLGKTVVEDESEMSAR; encoded by the coding sequence ATGGCCGCGTACACGCGCCGCGCGTTCGCGGGCTTCTGCACCGCGGCGGTGGCGTTCGTGGGGTTCGGCGGGGCCGTGAAAGCGGCTGACGGCGCGGCCGAAACCTCGCTGGTGCGGCCGCCGGGGGCGCAGGACGAGCTGCGCCTGTTGGCCTCGTGCGTGAAGTGCGACCGTTGCCGCAGCGTGTGCCACACCGGGGTCATCGGCGTGGCCGAGGTGGGCGACGGCGTGCTGCGCGCCCGCACCCCCAAGCTGAACTTCCATCGGGGAAGCTGCGACTTCTGCGGCGACTGCCTGCGGGTATGCCCCACGGGCGCCATCGGGCCCTTCGATCCCGACGTCGACAAGATGGGCGTGGCGGTGGTGCAGAAGGATCGCTGCGTGGCCTACTACCAGGGATGCGTCGAGTGCCAGAAGGCGTGTCCGTACGAGGCGATCTCGCTGGACGGCAGCGGCCACCCGGTGGTGGACGACGCCCGCTGCAACGGGTGCGGCGTGTGCGAGGACGTATGCCCGGCGCTCGTGTACCGCAGCTTCGCCGGCGGCTCGCGGCGCGGCATCGTGGTGGTGAGCCCCAGCGCGTACGAGCGGCTGGGGAAGACGGTGGTGGAGGACGAGAGCGAGATGAGCGCGAGATGA
- a CDS encoding TorD/DmsD family molecular chaperone, protein MEQHDRDELAAVNAARQGFYEFLASMYKLELTDEQIEALAKQELPVDAAYVGAGYGIVKEYLRHRDAGTRQELAVDYARVFLCAGMYEQLMAPPYESVYTSEEHLLMQDARDSVVACYLDEELGLPADNTTPEDHLSFEFQFMAKLVERASAALEAGDAARYAELCAKQRAFFDEHLAAWVPRLCADVRAYATTSFYRGIADITEGFLELEDQMIGQSAQAA, encoded by the coding sequence ATGGAGCAGCATGATCGCGACGAGCTGGCTGCGGTGAACGCCGCACGTCAGGGTTTTTACGAGTTTCTGGCCAGCATGTACAAGCTGGAGCTGACCGACGAGCAGATCGAGGCGCTGGCGAAGCAGGAGCTTCCCGTCGACGCCGCGTACGTGGGGGCGGGCTACGGCATCGTGAAGGAGTACCTGCGCCATCGCGATGCGGGCACGCGCCAGGAGCTTGCGGTGGACTATGCGCGCGTGTTTTTGTGCGCGGGCATGTACGAACAGCTGATGGCGCCGCCGTACGAGTCGGTGTACACGAGCGAGGAGCACCTGCTCATGCAGGACGCGCGCGATTCCGTGGTGGCGTGCTACCTCGACGAGGAGCTGGGGTTGCCGGCCGACAACACCACGCCCGAAGACCACCTGTCGTTCGAGTTCCAGTTCATGGCGAAGCTCGTCGAGCGCGCGAGCGCGGCGCTCGAGGCGGGCGACGCGGCGCGTTACGCCGAGCTGTGCGCGAAGCAGCGCGCGTTCTTCGACGAGCACCTCGCCGCCTGGGTGCCGCGCCTGTGCGCCGACGTGCGCGCGTACGCGACCACGTCGTTTTACCGCGGCATCGCCGACATCACCGAGGGCTTCCTCGAGCTGGAGGACCAGATGATCGGCCAGAGCGCCCAGGCGGCGTGA
- a CDS encoding dimethyl sulfoxide reductase anchor subunit family protein: MDIQWSLVLFTAIASCGTWVSVGVAVDELRGCTKRTNLLASVTALALAVVGGIASVTHLSHPDRIMAVLSHPTPGIFLEALLIGLFIVAVAVYLILLKRDASAGARKAVAVVAAVIGIVFSFASGYSYLMEARATWNTIALPLGYLGFGAASGLSLYLLLAALKGEAAEAVKLAGAETAVGGVLALVSGLAFGFASGAATGDAAAIFWVALACGGLAPLVCGWLARSKPASGVTLAGIAFAGGIIGSIAFRAVMWMVGTAVANYFGIVL, encoded by the coding sequence ATGGACATCCAATGGTCCCTCGTTCTGTTCACGGCCATCGCCAGCTGCGGCACCTGGGTGTCGGTGGGCGTTGCCGTCGACGAGCTGCGCGGATGCACGAAGCGCACCAACCTGTTGGCGTCGGTGACGGCGCTCGCGCTGGCCGTGGTGGGCGGCATCGCGTCGGTGACGCACCTGTCGCACCCCGATCGCATCATGGCCGTGCTCAGCCACCCCACGCCGGGCATCTTCCTGGAAGCGCTGCTCATCGGCCTGTTCATCGTGGCGGTAGCCGTGTACCTGATCCTGTTGAAGCGCGATGCGTCGGCCGGGGCGCGCAAGGCGGTCGCCGTGGTTGCCGCGGTCATCGGCATCGTGTTCAGCTTCGCGAGCGGCTACTCCTACCTGATGGAGGCGCGCGCCACGTGGAACACCATCGCGCTGCCCCTGGGCTACCTGGGCTTCGGCGCGGCCAGCGGCTTGAGCCTGTACCTGCTGCTGGCGGCCCTCAAAGGCGAGGCCGCCGAAGCCGTCAAACTGGCGGGCGCGGAAACCGCCGTCGGCGGCGTGCTGGCGCTTGTGAGCGGCCTGGCGTTCGGTTTCGCGTCGGGCGCGGCTACGGGCGACGCCGCGGCCATCTTCTGGGTGGCCCTCGCGTGCGGCGGGCTCGCGCCCCTCGTATGCGGATGGCTGGCACGCAGCAAGCCCGCGTCGGGTGTGACGCTGGCGGGCATCGCTTTCGCCGGCGGCATCATCGGCTCGATCGCGTTCCGCGCCGTCATGTGGATGGTGGGCACGGCGGTGGCCAACTACTTCGGCATCGTCCTGTAG
- a CDS encoding 4Fe-4S dicluster domain-containing protein, producing MAHNCIVVNLDRCTGCYSCEITCKMENDIALGEHWNKMLQRGPFGDYPNMTRYPLPTMCQQCADAPCVHVCPTGASYRDGNNVVLIDREKCIGCKYCMMACPYGVRDWNKASQTVEKCTLCGHLTANGELPACVKSCSAGARFYGDLDDPSSDVSKELAKYDAADIHELPNVGNNPCTKYIMTSMHGEWMEGVE from the coding sequence ATGGCGCATAACTGCATCGTCGTGAACCTCGACCGCTGCACGGGCTGCTATTCCTGCGAGATCACGTGCAAGATGGAGAACGACATCGCCCTGGGCGAGCATTGGAACAAGATGCTGCAGCGCGGTCCCTTCGGCGACTATCCGAACATGACGCGCTATCCGCTGCCCACGATGTGCCAGCAGTGCGCCGACGCGCCGTGCGTGCACGTGTGCCCCACCGGCGCCAGCTACCGCGACGGCAACAACGTCGTGCTCATCGACCGCGAGAAGTGCATCGGCTGCAAGTACTGCATGATGGCCTGCCCCTACGGCGTGCGCGACTGGAACAAGGCGTCGCAGACCGTGGAGAAGTGCACGCTGTGCGGCCACCTGACCGCGAACGGCGAGCTGCCCGCGTGCGTGAAGAGCTGCAGCGCCGGCGCCCGCTTCTACGGCGACCTCGACGATCCGAGCTCCGACGTGTCGAAGGAGCTGGCGAAGTACGATGCGGCCGACATCCACGAGCTGCCGAACGTGGGCAACAACCCCTGCACGAAGTACATCATGACCAGCATGCACGGCGAGTGGATGGAAGGGGTTGAGTAG
- a CDS encoding molybdopterin-containing oxidoreductase family protein, with translation MTQPTITRRSFVKSAAALGAACGLGVAVSDDLVHVDPAHADTGGDVKIVKTACRACIASCAVLAHVKNGRVIKIEGNPESPMSQGGLCAKGMAGIQALYHPNRNKYPMRRVGERGQNQWERITWDEAITEIATKLIEIDEKYGSECVAVSTGGGGNPHFSNVKRFGEAINTPNVWEPGCAQCYLPRMGASQLSNGMGKPNNLSFSDSNGWDYYFTDSPVDSLVLWGTDPANSSVATGGRALAELRAREQGLKTVVIDPRMTMDAAKADVWLPIRPGTDAALLMAWTKWIIDNKKYDEDFCTNWTNMPYLVNPETRLTLKPTECGLEGTDADYVIWDPAQGKPVVLEYPMNEGVTPPLFGTYEIDGKQYPTGGQLLKESVEEFTLAKAAEICWLDEGQIEKALEIYTTGQSGIMQGVPIDQYEQSQQCALGALNLEYLMGNVQKPGAMLQSFKACPARDQIPNTPRFLKKEKMLKRLGVQEHKGLLDWDMAFIPAVFKAMKDGDPYQIHAWFERSGNKHVVLGNATCLDEIVPNLDFVCHIFMYPTAFSVLCADMLLPSAEWLETNLVIPQLNAIVIRQAVTHLFETVEEGLIWTQIVQKMAEMGNVHAQEAFTAEGTNGIPMYKNEYEKQKLHLNNLKMSWEEAAEKGVFEWCTEEEYRTYYGYKAVDEATGKAKGFGTPSKKCEVYCESNTILGRTGFPWSQCFEEKNLVLEPASKDYEPLCYYKEPAESPLTDTEYPLVLTEGRLPMYHHGTLRNIPYLREIYPVPEMWIHPDDAAAYGVEDGQWCTIASRRGETHGKARVTTAIAKGVIYQERFWAPELLDTDPERAYKVMNINVLTKNDEPYNPEYGTYTLRGFQVKVTPDAAAPEGVWTEPEQFEPWMPQPSDPTEEVFEYGA, from the coding sequence ATGACACAGCCTACCATCACGCGACGCAGTTTCGTGAAGTCGGCGGCGGCGCTGGGCGCCGCATGCGGTCTGGGCGTTGCCGTGAGCGACGACCTCGTGCACGTCGATCCGGCGCATGCCGATACGGGCGGCGACGTGAAGATCGTGAAGACGGCCTGCCGCGCCTGCATCGCAAGCTGCGCCGTGCTGGCGCATGTGAAGAACGGTCGCGTCATCAAGATCGAGGGCAATCCCGAAAGCCCCATGAGCCAGGGTGGCCTGTGCGCGAAGGGTATGGCCGGCATCCAGGCGCTGTACCATCCCAACCGCAACAAGTACCCCATGCGCCGCGTGGGCGAGCGCGGCCAGAACCAGTGGGAGCGCATCACCTGGGACGAGGCCATCACCGAGATCGCCACGAAGCTCATCGAGATCGACGAGAAGTACGGCTCGGAATGCGTGGCCGTGTCCACCGGCGGTGGCGGCAACCCGCACTTCAGCAACGTGAAGCGCTTCGGCGAGGCCATCAACACGCCCAACGTGTGGGAGCCTGGCTGCGCGCAGTGCTACCTGCCACGCATGGGCGCCTCGCAGCTGTCGAACGGCATGGGCAAGCCGAACAACCTGTCCTTCAGCGACTCCAATGGCTGGGACTACTACTTCACCGACTCGCCGGTGGACTCCCTCGTGCTGTGGGGCACCGACCCGGCCAACAGCTCGGTTGCCACGGGCGGCCGCGCGCTGGCCGAGCTGCGAGCTCGCGAGCAGGGCTTGAAGACGGTGGTCATCGACCCGCGCATGACGATGGACGCCGCCAAGGCCGACGTGTGGCTGCCCATCCGCCCCGGCACCGACGCCGCGCTGCTCATGGCGTGGACGAAGTGGATCATCGACAACAAGAAGTACGACGAGGACTTCTGCACGAACTGGACCAACATGCCCTACCTCGTGAACCCTGAGACGCGCCTGACCCTCAAGCCCACCGAATGCGGCCTCGAAGGCACCGACGCCGATTACGTCATCTGGGATCCGGCGCAGGGCAAGCCCGTCGTGCTGGAGTACCCCATGAACGAGGGCGTCACCCCGCCGCTGTTCGGCACGTACGAGATCGACGGGAAGCAGTATCCCACGGGCGGCCAGCTGCTCAAGGAGAGCGTGGAGGAGTTCACGCTGGCGAAGGCGGCCGAGATCTGCTGGCTCGACGAGGGCCAGATCGAGAAGGCGTTGGAGATCTACACGACGGGCCAGTCCGGCATCATGCAGGGCGTGCCCATCGACCAATACGAGCAGTCGCAGCAGTGCGCGCTCGGCGCCCTCAACCTCGAGTACCTCATGGGCAACGTGCAGAAGCCCGGCGCCATGCTGCAAAGTTTCAAAGCCTGCCCGGCGCGCGACCAGATTCCCAACACGCCGCGCTTCCTGAAGAAGGAGAAGATGCTCAAGCGCCTGGGCGTGCAGGAGCACAAGGGCCTGCTCGACTGGGACATGGCGTTCATTCCCGCGGTGTTCAAGGCCATGAAGGACGGCGATCCCTACCAGATCCATGCATGGTTCGAGCGCTCCGGCAACAAGCACGTGGTGCTGGGCAACGCCACCTGCCTCGACGAGATCGTCCCGAACCTCGACTTCGTTTGCCACATCTTCATGTACCCGACGGCGTTCTCCGTGCTGTGCGCCGACATGCTGCTCCCCTCTGCCGAGTGGCTGGAAACCAACCTGGTCATCCCGCAGCTGAACGCCATCGTCATCCGCCAGGCGGTCACCCACCTGTTCGAGACGGTGGAGGAGGGCCTCATCTGGACGCAGATCGTGCAGAAGATGGCCGAGATGGGCAACGTGCATGCGCAGGAGGCCTTCACGGCCGAGGGCACGAACGGCATCCCGATGTACAAGAACGAGTACGAAAAGCAGAAGCTGCACCTCAACAACCTGAAGATGAGCTGGGAGGAAGCGGCCGAGAAGGGCGTGTTCGAGTGGTGCACCGAAGAGGAGTACCGCACGTACTACGGCTATAAGGCGGTTGACGAGGCCACCGGCAAAGCCAAGGGCTTCGGGACGCCTTCCAAGAAGTGCGAGGTGTACTGCGAGTCCAACACCATCCTGGGCCGCACGGGTTTCCCCTGGTCGCAGTGCTTCGAGGAGAAGAACCTCGTGCTGGAGCCGGCGTCGAAGGATTACGAGCCGCTGTGCTACTACAAGGAGCCGGCTGAAAGCCCGCTCACGGACACCGAGTATCCCCTCGTGCTGACCGAAGGCCGCCTGCCGATGTACCACCACGGCACGCTGCGCAACATCCCGTACCTGCGCGAGATCTACCCCGTCCCCGAGATGTGGATCCATCCGGACGACGCGGCAGCCTACGGCGTGGAAGACGGCCAGTGGTGCACCATCGCCAGCCGTCGCGGCGAGACGCATGGCAAGGCGCGCGTGACCACGGCCATCGCCAAGGGCGTCATCTACCAGGAGCGGTTCTGGGCGCCCGAGCTGCTGGACACCGATCCCGAGCGCGCGTACAAGGTGATGAACATCAACGTGCTGACCAAGAACGATGAGCCGTACAATCCCGAGTACGGCACCTATACCCTGCGCGGCTTCCAGGTGAAGGTCACGCCTGACGCGGCCGCACCCGAAGGCGTGTGGACCGAGCCCGAGCAGTTCGAGCCCTGGATGCCGCAGCCGAGCGATCCCACCGAGGAGGTGTTCGAGTATGGCGCATAA